The Methanococcoides methylutens MM1 genome has a window encoding:
- the endA gene encoding tRNA-intron lyase, whose amino-acid sequence MKAEIINDRVLAEKKAVNELYNTGYYGRPKSKGLELTLIEAAYLAYRGKIDVEHNGNVLDFPGFFKIASTLHPSFELKYIVYKDLRERGFYVQPGVTDFRVYPRGSHPGKGAAKQFVYVRSERVPMPLKDLLRSLNAAENVRKQMILAIVDEESDITFYEVKRPRIKGGMGDSLYPDINTEATFLEDRVIIWDEDASTALFENGFYGKPLDKQRLQLSLVESRYLMENGVINVRNRQDNVMDSESFTDIASKIEPEFLLKNSVYTDLREKGVVPKTGFKFGSHFRVYAQVESPAKIPHSEYLVHSIPSDHEFRLPVMSRAVRLANSVRKSMLYAVPEDDGIDYIDIGRVKM is encoded by the coding sequence TTGAAAGCAGAGATAATCAATGACCGTGTGCTTGCAGAGAAGAAGGCCGTTAATGAGCTTTACAACACAGGTTATTATGGCAGGCCAAAGAGCAAGGGCCTGGAACTTACACTTATTGAAGCTGCATACCTTGCATACCGTGGCAAGATCGATGTGGAACACAACGGGAATGTACTTGATTTCCCGGGATTTTTCAAGATCGCATCGACACTTCATCCATCTTTCGAGCTGAAATATATCGTTTACAAGGACCTCAGGGAAAGAGGGTTCTACGTCCAGCCGGGAGTTACCGATTTCCGTGTCTATCCGCGTGGAAGCCACCCCGGGAAAGGCGCTGCAAAACAGTTCGTCTACGTCAGGTCCGAAAGGGTGCCAATGCCACTCAAGGACCTTCTCAGGTCACTGAACGCAGCAGAAAATGTCCGCAAGCAGATGATACTTGCTATCGTGGATGAAGAAAGTGACATCACGTTCTACGAGGTGAAAAGACCACGGATAAAAGGCGGAATGGGAGATTCACTTTACCCGGACATCAATACTGAAGCGACGTTCCTTGAGGACAGGGTAATTATCTGGGATGAGGATGCATCCACAGCACTCTTTGAGAACGGTTTCTATGGCAAACCACTTGACAAGCAAAGGCTCCAGCTCTCACTTGTGGAATCACGATACCTGATGGAAAATGGTGTTATCAATGTCAGAAACCGGCAGGACAATGTGATGGACAGCGAGTCATTCACAGATATCGCTTCGAAGATCGAGCCGGAGTTCCTTTTGAAGAACAGTGTTTACACAGACCTCCGTGAGAAAGGAGTAGTTCCAAAAACAGGATTCAAGTTCGGCAGCCATTTCCGTGTCTATGCACAGGTGGAATCCCCTGCAAAGATACCTCACTCTGAATATCTGGTACATTCAATTCCTTCAGACCATGAGTTCAGACTTCCTGTAATGTCAAGGGCTGTCCGCCTTGCTAACAGTGTCAGGAAAAGCATGCTATATGCGGTTCCTGAAGATGATGGTATCGACTACATTGATATTGGAAGAGTGAAGATGTGA